From a single Actinomyces viscosus genomic region:
- a CDS encoding IS1634 family transposase gives MSPYVRAVRTASGARAVQIVYSSRKGARSIEHIGSAHDDAELAALKEVARQRLNAGQLGLDLPGLNGADVGGKGPQALAGAGRVAPITSNRMGVLLETLEAAWKAVGLDGLGGADEVFRQLVTARLIEPTSKQDSLRVLAEAGLTPVSYATVKRHLPRYAAEEFTRGLSRLLAGRARIDRASLVLFDVTTLYFETDKADGFREPGFSKERRLEPQITVGLLTDETGFPLRAEAFEGNKAETATMIPTINDFMNAYNLDDVVVVADAGMIGAANKQALEAAGLSYVLGSRTSRVPHVISSWHDSHPDQDVPDGLTLTQPWPAGASDQRRDETICYRYSADRARRTLHGIDTQVAKAEKAVAGKIPVKRNRFVHLSGATRSINRDLETRARTLAGWKGYVTNLPNPDPETVIGAYHRLYNIEKSFRMSKSDLRARPIYHHLRQSIEAHLTIVTAALAMARWLENTTGWSIRRLITTRRLITTARRYRTITINITGHTLTAAAPLPPDLIQALNNIHHDTK, from the coding sequence ATGAGTCCGTACGTTCGCGCGGTCAGGACGGCGTCGGGGGCCCGTGCGGTGCAGATCGTGTACTCCTCCCGCAAAGGAGCCCGCAGCATCGAGCACATCGGCTCAGCCCATGACGATGCTGAGCTGGCGGCGCTTAAGGAGGTCGCCAGGCAGCGTCTCAACGCTGGCCAGCTCGGCCTTGACCTGCCGGGCCTGAACGGTGCGGACGTCGGGGGAAAGGGACCGCAGGCGCTGGCTGGGGCCGGGCGCGTAGCGCCGATCACCTCCAACCGGATGGGAGTGCTCCTGGAGACGCTGGAAGCGGCTTGGAAGGCAGTGGGCCTGGACGGGCTCGGTGGTGCTGACGAGGTCTTCCGCCAGCTCGTTACCGCCAGGCTGATCGAGCCGACCAGCAAGCAGGACTCCCTGCGGGTCCTGGCCGAGGCAGGTCTGACGCCGGTGTCCTACGCCACGGTCAAGCGTCATCTGCCCCGCTACGCCGCTGAGGAGTTCACCCGGGGCCTGTCGCGCCTGCTGGCCGGACGCGCCCGCATCGACCGGGCCTCGCTGGTCCTGTTCGACGTGACGACCCTGTACTTCGAGACCGACAAGGCCGACGGTTTCCGCGAGCCGGGCTTCTCGAAGGAAAGACGCCTGGAGCCGCAGATCACGGTAGGGCTGCTCACCGACGAGACCGGGTTCCCTCTACGGGCCGAGGCCTTTGAGGGCAACAAGGCCGAGACCGCCACCATGATCCCGACGATCAACGACTTCATGAACGCCTACAACCTCGACGACGTGGTGGTCGTCGCCGACGCCGGGATGATCGGCGCCGCCAACAAGCAGGCCCTGGAGGCAGCCGGCCTGTCTTACGTGCTGGGCTCACGCACCTCACGCGTCCCCCACGTGATCAGCTCCTGGCACGACAGCCACCCCGACCAGGACGTCCCCGACGGGCTGACCCTGACCCAGCCCTGGCCCGCCGGAGCCAGCGACCAGCGCCGTGACGAGACCATCTGCTACCGCTACAGCGCCGACAGGGCCCGACGCACGCTACACGGGATCGACACCCAGGTCGCCAAGGCCGAGAAAGCCGTCGCAGGAAAGATCCCCGTCAAACGCAACCGCTTCGTGCACCTGTCCGGCGCCACCAGGAGCATCAACCGCGACCTGGAGACACGGGCCCGGACCCTGGCCGGGTGGAAGGGATACGTCACCAACCTGCCCAACCCCGACCCCGAGACGGTCATCGGTGCCTACCACCGCCTGTACAACATCGAGAAGTCCTTCCGCATGTCCAAGTCCGACCTGAGAGCACGCCCCATCTACCACCACCTGCGCCAGTCCATCGAGGCCCACCTGACCATCGTCACCGCCGCCCTGGCCATGGCCCGATGGCTGGAGAACACCACCGGCTGGTCCATCAGACGCCTGATCACCACCAGACGCCTGATCACCACCGCCCGCCGCTACCGCACCATCACCATCAACATCACCGGACACACCCTCACAGCCGCCGCCCCACTCCCACCCGACCTCATCCAAGCCCTCAACAACATCCACCACGACACTAAATGA
- a CDS encoding glycerophosphodiester phosphodiesterase has protein sequence MPPAASRTRRPAVIAHRGGGREVPENTWSAVEHVAALGLEWMETDLRLTADGIVVLSHDEDLRRTANDPRTVREVMWAELADLDSGDGRGFVRLDDALRAHPTMRFNVDLKDSSVVQAALQTVRDAEALERVRFASFSARRLAVLRRQEPRAMTSLGVSDVLGLMLRSEAAVPLPQTRWGWTRGRADAVQVPESYHGVPVITRRFVASAHTADLEVHVWTVDEPAQMRRLADLNVDAIMTDVPTLALQTLG, from the coding sequence GTGCCGCCTGCCGCGTCACGAACCCGCCGTCCTGCCGTCATCGCCCACCGCGGCGGCGGGCGCGAGGTTCCTGAGAACACCTGGAGCGCCGTCGAGCACGTGGCCGCGCTCGGGCTGGAGTGGATGGAGACCGACCTGCGGCTGACCGCCGACGGCATCGTCGTCCTCAGCCACGACGAGGACCTGCGCCGGACCGCGAACGACCCCCGCACCGTTCGCGAGGTGATGTGGGCCGAGCTGGCCGACCTCGACTCCGGCGACGGGCGCGGTTTCGTCAGACTCGACGACGCCTTGCGCGCCCACCCGACGATGAGGTTCAACGTCGACCTCAAGGACTCCAGCGTCGTCCAGGCCGCCCTGCAGACGGTGCGCGACGCCGAGGCCCTCGAACGGGTTCGCTTCGCCTCCTTCTCCGCCCGGCGGCTGGCCGTGCTGCGTCGTCAGGAGCCCCGGGCCATGACCTCCCTGGGCGTCAGCGACGTGCTCGGGCTCATGCTGCGCAGCGAGGCGGCCGTCCCGCTGCCGCAGACCCGCTGGGGCTGGACCCGGGGGAGGGCCGACGCCGTCCAGGTCCCCGAGAGCTACCACGGCGTCCCGGTGATCACCCGGCGCTTCGTCGCCTCCGCGCACACCGCCGACCTGGAGGTCCACGTGTGGACGGTGGACGAGCCGGCCCAGATGCGCCGGCTGGCCGACCTCAACGTCGACGCCATCATGACCGACGTCCCCACCCTCGCCCTCCAGACTTTGGGCTGA
- a CDS encoding M23 family metallopeptidase codes for MTPQPMSRRQRREAERAAEVARQLAEVEAGAGEPSTSTTHTTHVAGPTRRSRRDLHSHRSQTGAPSAVTAPSPSALPDVPVAPQKQNHPQRPVTQAAPSAAAPPARSGAHAAAGPARPAPADQAGRGDQQQVAPMSRMARRRQGAVQQPVQHADPGPRAHAATEPATPSVPAAGPVSNAVPNVMAAAPHAASSTVQPSPAAPSVFSASPQVREETRPARRSRKDLRAAHVSEDTRQTRENPAVASPQAPQSPQPEAQPESRRSRRRSQAAGQPAVSPTPSAPSALSPLVAASPAESTSSREPAAGQPVGSTPWWAASGAAPASPSTAQSHSHAAPTGPGTAAAPGAATRPESRRRRRASAATPAGVSVKPVVASTTHHSAPSASSAPASISTPTPQSGPEVSVEAAPMASSAPDVPHEIRFSRRITDFRGAETVEVPEVRRLMAARKAGVPLADEAAIRAAKADQKAQKAQRTASARRPMEAEEAGASDEAAAATPSARVSAASKPETHRDSSTGPAPVRPARRRTGSGILGRTAVLSALAMATVLAPLANHLDNTPLASAAMKMHAGAAAPSQAAAGTRPSSVASAVLGSDDLDEDSDTQLSNVPDAATRARIREAYQNAAKTCSSATGASGDTSAFSSKPQLFYPMLPDTYTISSEYGYRTHPTLGIQKLHAGQDMAAPVGTPIYAAAAGTVTTAGMVDGTGTVTIKHEIDGQVWYTSYLHMYEDGIYVKAGDTVTAGQMIAGVGNTGRTSGSHLHFEVRTKDDTADESTVEPWGWLKQHGAVELTTNCS; via the coding sequence GTGACCCCGCAGCCCATGAGTCGACGCCAGCGTCGCGAGGCGGAACGTGCTGCCGAAGTCGCTCGCCAGCTCGCCGAGGTGGAGGCTGGAGCCGGCGAGCCGTCAACGTCGACGACGCACACCACTCACGTCGCCGGCCCAACTCGCCGCTCGCGTCGTGACCTCCACTCTCACCGCTCCCAGACCGGCGCCCCCAGCGCCGTCACCGCGCCGAGCCCCTCCGCCCTCCCGGACGTTCCGGTGGCCCCTCAGAAGCAGAACCACCCGCAGCGGCCCGTGACCCAGGCGGCCCCTTCGGCTGCGGCCCCGCCCGCGCGATCAGGGGCGCACGCGGCCGCAGGACCGGCGCGACCGGCACCCGCCGATCAGGCCGGGAGGGGTGACCAGCAGCAGGTCGCCCCGATGAGCCGCATGGCCCGTCGGCGACAGGGCGCCGTCCAGCAGCCCGTCCAGCACGCGGATCCGGGCCCTCGCGCACATGCTGCGACCGAGCCCGCCACTCCTTCCGTGCCTGCGGCGGGCCCTGTATCGAACGCTGTGCCGAATGTGATGGCCGCTGCGCCGCATGCGGCCTCGAGCACCGTTCAGCCCTCCCCGGCGGCACCCTCCGTCTTCTCCGCCAGCCCGCAGGTGCGCGAGGAGACGCGTCCCGCTCGGCGCTCCCGCAAGGACCTGCGGGCCGCCCACGTCTCCGAGGACACTCGGCAGACGCGGGAGAACCCCGCCGTCGCGAGCCCGCAGGCGCCCCAGTCTCCTCAGCCTGAGGCCCAGCCGGAGAGCCGTCGCAGCCGACGTCGTTCCCAGGCCGCCGGGCAGCCCGCCGTCTCACCGACACCATCGGCGCCCTCGGCCCTGTCGCCGCTGGTGGCGGCCTCCCCGGCCGAGTCCACCTCCAGCCGTGAGCCGGCAGCCGGTCAGCCCGTCGGCAGCACTCCGTGGTGGGCCGCCAGCGGCGCAGCCCCCGCCTCGCCCAGCACGGCGCAGTCCCACAGCCACGCAGCCCCCACCGGGCCGGGTACCGCTGCGGCACCTGGTGCCGCCACCCGGCCGGAGAGCCGCCGCAGGAGGCGCGCCTCCGCGGCGACGCCCGCCGGCGTCTCGGTCAAGCCCGTCGTCGCCTCCACCACCCATCACAGTGCTCCCAGTGCCTCCAGTGCTCCGGCGAGCATCTCCACCCCGACGCCGCAGTCCGGACCCGAGGTGAGTGTCGAGGCCGCCCCCATGGCGTCGTCGGCTCCCGACGTTCCCCATGAGATCCGCTTCTCGCGGCGGATCACGGACTTCCGCGGCGCCGAGACCGTTGAGGTCCCCGAGGTCCGTAGGCTCATGGCGGCCCGCAAGGCCGGGGTGCCCCTCGCCGACGAGGCGGCCATCCGCGCCGCCAAGGCCGACCAGAAGGCTCAGAAGGCTCAAAGGACCGCGTCGGCGAGGAGGCCGATGGAGGCCGAGGAGGCCGGGGCCTCGGACGAGGCTGCCGCGGCGACGCCGTCGGCCAGGGTGTCCGCGGCCTCCAAGCCGGAGACTCACCGCGACTCCTCAACCGGGCCGGCTCCCGTGCGCCCCGCCCGGCGCCGCACCGGATCCGGGATCCTGGGACGCACCGCCGTGCTGTCGGCCCTGGCCATGGCCACGGTCCTCGCCCCGCTGGCCAACCATCTCGACAACACTCCGCTGGCCTCGGCCGCGATGAAGATGCACGCCGGAGCCGCCGCGCCGAGCCAGGCCGCCGCCGGGACCAGGCCGTCGTCCGTGGCCAGCGCCGTGCTCGGCAGCGATGACCTGGATGAGGACTCCGACACCCAGCTGTCCAACGTCCCCGACGCCGCCACCCGAGCCAGGATCCGCGAGGCCTACCAGAACGCCGCCAAGACCTGCTCCTCGGCGACCGGCGCCTCCGGCGACACGAGCGCCTTCAGCTCCAAGCCGCAGCTGTTCTACCCGATGCTCCCGGACACCTACACGATCTCCTCCGAGTACGGCTACCGCACCCACCCCACCCTCGGCATCCAGAAGCTTCACGCCGGCCAGGACATGGCTGCTCCCGTGGGAACGCCCATCTACGCGGCCGCGGCCGGCACCGTCACCACCGCGGGCATGGTGGATGGCACCGGAACCGTCACCATCAAGCACGAGATCGACGGCCAGGTCTGGTACACCAGCTATCTCCACATGTATGAGGACGGCATCTACGTCAAAGCCGGCGACACCGTCACGGCCGGCCAGATGATCGCCGGCGTGGGCAACACCGGCCGGACCTCCGGTTCGCACCTGCACTTCGAGGTGCGCACCAAGGACGACACCGCCGACGAGTCCACGGTGGAGCCGTGGGGCTGGCTCAAGCAGCACGGCGCCGTCGAGCTCACCACCAACTGCAGCTGA
- a CDS encoding hemolysin family protein: MSTPLALLVTVILLAGNAFFVGAEFAVTSSRRSQLEPLAEAGDARATTALWALQNVSRMLATAQLGVTLCSTGLGVVAEPAIAHALEPLLAAVGVGHAGSHAVAVVIALVIVVGLHVVAGEMVPKNISIASPEKAVRWLAPPLVWCSRVFSPVVNGLNGFANGVLKLLGIEAKEEISAAFNAEEVASIVERSTAEGVLEDSTGLLSGALEFSEETAGSVMVPLSELVTLPKGCTPEEVERAVASTGFSRFPLVAESGADADGGDEREPVITGYLHLKDILYADGADRSEPVPAWRARALVPVGYDDEVEEALAAMQRSGAHLGHVRNAQGRFVGVLFLEDILEELVGEVNDAMQREEHQRRD, encoded by the coding sequence ATGAGCACGCCCCTGGCCCTCCTGGTCACCGTCATCCTCCTGGCCGGCAACGCCTTCTTCGTCGGCGCCGAGTTCGCCGTCACCTCCTCGCGCCGCAGCCAGCTCGAGCCGCTGGCCGAGGCCGGCGACGCCCGCGCCACCACCGCCCTGTGGGCCCTGCAGAACGTCTCGCGCATGCTGGCCACCGCCCAGCTCGGCGTCACCCTGTGCTCCACCGGCCTGGGCGTCGTCGCCGAGCCCGCCATCGCCCACGCCCTCGAGCCGCTGCTGGCCGCTGTCGGCGTCGGGCACGCCGGCTCCCACGCCGTCGCCGTCGTCATCGCCCTGGTCATCGTCGTGGGCCTGCACGTCGTCGCCGGGGAGATGGTGCCCAAGAACATCTCGATCGCCTCCCCGGAGAAGGCCGTGCGCTGGCTCGCCCCGCCCCTGGTGTGGTGCTCGCGCGTCTTCAGTCCGGTCGTCAACGGGCTCAACGGCTTCGCCAACGGGGTCCTCAAGCTGCTGGGCATCGAGGCCAAGGAGGAGATCTCCGCGGCCTTCAACGCCGAGGAGGTCGCCTCCATCGTCGAGCGTTCCACCGCCGAGGGGGTCCTGGAGGACTCCACCGGCCTGCTCAGCGGCGCCCTGGAGTTCTCCGAGGAGACCGCCGGCAGCGTCATGGTGCCCCTGAGTGAGCTCGTCACCCTCCCCAAGGGCTGCACCCCGGAGGAGGTGGAGCGGGCCGTGGCCTCCACCGGCTTCTCCCGCTTCCCCCTCGTCGCCGAGTCGGGGGCTGACGCTGATGGAGGAGACGAGAGGGAGCCCGTCATCACCGGCTACCTGCACCTCAAGGACATCCTCTACGCCGACGGCGCCGACCGCAGTGAGCCGGTCCCCGCCTGGCGGGCCCGCGCACTCGTGCCCGTGGGCTACGACGACGAGGTCGAGGAGGCGCTGGCCGCCATGCAGCGCTCGGGGGCCCACCTCGGGCACGTGCGCAACGCCCAGGGCCGGTTCGTCGGCGTCCTCTTCCTGGAGGACATCCTCGAAGAGCTCGTCGGCGAGGTCAACGACGCCATGCAGCGCGAGGAGCACCAGCGCCGTGATTAA
- a CDS encoding hemolysin family protein — translation MTDWLMIAVGVVLTVGTALFVAGEFSLVALDPSTVETRAAAGDKRAGTVRRALGRLSTLLSGAQVGITLTTVLLGYTMQAALANLLTDLMSRWLAASVATGAAVVIALIVVNAFSMVMGELIPKNATLADPMRAAGFVAPFLMGFTTLLKPLIVVLNNAANAVLHAMGIEPAEELSGARSAGELASLVRHSAEEGTLDASTATLLTRSIGLGELTAVDVMTDRGRLHTLEADDCADDVVRLARATGHSRFPVIGRDVDDVMGIVHLRRAIGVPYERRADVPVASTSLMTPAPRVPETMPLADLLVELRAQGSQMAIVVDEYGGTAGVVTLEDAVEEVVGDVADEHDRRRAGAHLDPSGHWVVPGWMRPDELATRAGIQVPDDGPYETLGGLVMTELGRIPAVGDVVELPHASLSVDAMDGRRVTRLHVRPTDTDAAPGAQEGKRR, via the coding sequence ATGACCGACTGGCTCATGATCGCCGTCGGCGTGGTCCTCACCGTGGGAACCGCCCTGTTCGTGGCCGGTGAGTTCTCCCTGGTGGCCCTCGACCCCTCCACCGTCGAGACCCGCGCCGCCGCCGGGGACAAGCGCGCCGGCACCGTGCGGCGCGCACTGGGGCGCCTGTCCACCCTCCTGTCCGGCGCCCAGGTGGGCATCACCCTGACCACCGTGCTCCTGGGCTACACGATGCAGGCCGCCCTGGCGAACCTGCTCACCGACCTCATGAGCCGCTGGCTGGCCGCCTCCGTGGCCACCGGCGCCGCGGTCGTCATCGCGCTCATCGTCGTCAACGCCTTCTCCATGGTCATGGGCGAGCTCATCCCCAAGAACGCCACGCTGGCCGACCCCATGCGCGCCGCCGGCTTCGTGGCCCCCTTCCTCATGGGCTTCACCACCCTGCTCAAGCCCCTCATCGTCGTGCTCAACAACGCCGCCAACGCCGTCCTGCACGCCATGGGCATCGAGCCCGCCGAAGAGCTCAGCGGTGCCCGCAGCGCCGGTGAGCTCGCCTCCCTCGTGCGCCACAGCGCCGAGGAGGGCACCCTCGACGCCTCCACCGCCACCCTGCTCACCCGCTCCATCGGCCTGGGCGAGCTCACCGCCGTCGACGTCATGACCGACCGCGGCCGCCTCCATACTCTTGAGGCCGACGACTGCGCCGACGACGTCGTGCGCCTGGCCCGCGCCACCGGCCACTCCCGCTTCCCCGTCATCGGCCGCGACGTCGACGACGTCATGGGCATCGTCCACCTGCGCCGCGCCATCGGCGTCCCCTACGAGCGGCGCGCCGACGTGCCCGTGGCCTCCACCTCCCTCATGACGCCCGCGCCCCGCGTGCCTGAGACCATGCCGCTGGCCGACCTGCTGGTCGAGCTGCGCGCCCAGGGCTCCCAGATGGCGATCGTCGTCGACGAGTACGGCGGCACCGCCGGCGTGGTCACCCTTGAGGACGCCGTCGAGGAGGTCGTCGGGGACGTCGCCGACGAGCACGACCGCCGCCGCGCCGGCGCCCACCTCGACCCCTCGGGCCACTGGGTCGTTCCCGGGTGGATGCGCCCCGACGAGCTCGCCACCCGCGCCGGCATCCAGGTGCCCGACGACGGCCCCTACGAGACCCTCGGCGGCCTGGTCATGACCGAGCTCGGCCGCATCCCCGCCGTCGGCGACGTCGTCGAGCTGCCCCACGCCTCCCTGAGCGTCGACGCCATGGACGGGCGCCGCGTCACCCGCCTCCACGTGCGCCCCACCGACACCGACGCGGCCCCGGGCGCCCAGGAGGGGAAGCGCCGATGA
- a CDS encoding multifunctional oxoglutarate decarboxylase/oxoglutarate dehydrogenase thiamine pyrophosphate-binding subunit/dihydrolipoyllysine-residue succinyltransferase subunit, with protein MPTDQTSPGFGANEWMVEEMRVAWSADPSSVSPQWRELFETDPSAGLRRPSSTASNGDGNGFASSAPGEPRRATITPQAPVPQRRSSAIQDVTRSDLPPAPPSDTAPPTSPYAQRLAAHHVHDLEGEACNDGATRLKGAAARTARNMDDSLSMPTATSARAVPAKVLIENRAIINSHLAHTRGGKVSFTHLIGWAVVESLSEMPSMNVSYGVDEAGKPVLREPAHVAFGLAIDVPGPDGQRRLLVPSIKQADLMDLSRFVEAYEALVAKARENRLDLDDFRGTTVTLTNPGMIGTLHSVPRLMPGQGLIVGVGSMDYPAAFAGASPDTLARQGIGKVVTLTSTYDHRVIQGAASGEFLRLVERKLLGLDGFWNRAFESLRIPHEPVEWARDTTYDPELETGKPARVAELIHAFRQRGHLAADTDPLTYRLRRHPDLDITSYGLSLWDLDRSFPTRGLGGRDRATLREILKMLRDAYCRTVGVEYMHIQDPAQRTWWQERLEREWEDVGDEERRRILTKLEQAEAFETFLQTKYVGQKRFSLEGGESLIVALDRLLDAAAHDGLDEVVIGMAHRGRLNVLTNIAGKSYGQVFDEFEGNGVIEGAGTGDVKYHLGTEGVFSGTDGVSTRVSLAANPSHLETVDGVVEGIVRAKQDRIGLGERGYTVMPVLVHGDAAFAGQGVVYETLNMSQLPAYRTGGTVHIIVNNQIGFTTGSASARSTTYATDLAKGLQVPIFHVNADDPETVARTARHAYDYRRTFHKDVIIDLICYRRRGHNEGDDPSMTQPLMYRLIDSLDSTRGVYTAALVGRGDITPEEAHEIAESYQGELERIFTEARVQVDGGKDADGATASGTDASTQDLSDPTKVGVPRSSLEVPSSQLAGSGMMIGWTSAVARDVVERIGDAQVAWPESFTVHPKLQAMLAKRREATRAGGIDWGLGELIALGSLLMEGVPIRVAGEDARRATFAQRHAVLHDHASGQEWTPLSFLTPDQAPLEIYDSLLSEYAALAFEYGYSVERPEGLTVWEAQFGDFANGAQSVIDEYVTSAAQKWGQRSGLVMLLPHGQEGQGPDHSSARIERYLQMCAQDNMLVAQPSTPASYFHLLREHAYSRPRRPLIVFTPKQLLRLKAACSPVEDFTSGTFQPVIGEVDDAVLAAAAGQGVDRVLLCSGRVYYDLLAHRTRTGDTRTAIVRLEQLYPLETEAIAEALAPFGGAELVWVQDEPANQGMWPYLALHLPTDLTGGVLPTLVSRPEAAAPAVGTAGVHRAQQEEIVHQAFARD; from the coding sequence GTGCCCACGGACCAGACCAGCCCAGGCTTCGGCGCCAACGAGTGGATGGTGGAGGAGATGCGGGTCGCCTGGTCGGCGGACCCCTCCTCCGTGAGCCCCCAGTGGCGTGAGCTCTTCGAGACCGACCCGAGCGCCGGCCTGCGCCGGCCGAGCTCCACGGCCTCGAACGGTGACGGCAACGGTTTCGCGTCCTCGGCCCCCGGGGAGCCCCGCCGGGCCACGATCACGCCCCAGGCCCCGGTCCCCCAGCGCCGCTCCTCCGCGATCCAGGACGTCACCCGCTCGGACCTGCCCCCGGCCCCGCCGTCGGACACCGCTCCCCCGACCTCCCCCTACGCCCAGCGCCTGGCCGCCCACCACGTCCACGATCTGGAGGGCGAGGCCTGCAACGACGGCGCCACCCGGCTCAAGGGCGCGGCCGCCCGCACCGCCAGGAACATGGACGACTCCCTGTCCATGCCCACGGCCACCTCCGCGCGCGCCGTCCCCGCCAAGGTCCTCATCGAGAACCGCGCCATCATCAACAGCCACCTGGCCCACACGCGCGGCGGCAAGGTCTCCTTCACCCACCTCATCGGCTGGGCGGTGGTGGAGTCCCTGTCCGAGATGCCCTCGATGAACGTCTCCTACGGCGTCGACGAGGCCGGCAAGCCGGTCCTGCGCGAGCCCGCCCACGTGGCCTTCGGCCTGGCCATCGACGTTCCCGGCCCCGACGGGCAGCGCCGCCTGCTGGTGCCCTCCATCAAGCAGGCCGACCTCATGGACCTGTCGCGATTCGTCGAGGCCTACGAGGCGCTCGTCGCCAAGGCCCGCGAGAACAGGCTGGACCTCGACGACTTCCGCGGCACCACCGTGACCCTGACCAACCCCGGCATGATCGGTACCCTGCACTCGGTGCCCCGTCTCATGCCCGGTCAGGGGCTCATCGTGGGGGTCGGGAGCATGGACTACCCGGCGGCCTTCGCCGGCGCCAGCCCCGACACCCTGGCCCGCCAGGGCATCGGCAAGGTCGTCACCCTGACCTCCACCTACGACCACCGCGTCATCCAGGGCGCCGCCTCGGGCGAGTTCCTGCGCCTGGTGGAGCGCAAGCTCCTGGGCCTGGACGGCTTCTGGAACCGGGCCTTCGAGTCCCTGCGCATCCCCCACGAGCCGGTCGAGTGGGCCCGCGACACCACCTACGACCCTGAGCTGGAGACCGGCAAGCCGGCGCGCGTGGCCGAGCTCATCCACGCCTTCCGACAGCGCGGCCACCTGGCCGCCGACACCGACCCGCTCACCTACCGCCTGCGCCGCCACCCCGACCTGGACATCACCTCCTACGGGCTGAGCCTGTGGGACCTGGACCGCTCCTTCCCCACCCGGGGCCTGGGCGGGCGCGACCGCGCCACCCTGCGCGAGATCCTCAAGATGCTGCGCGACGCCTACTGCCGCACGGTGGGCGTGGAGTACATGCACATCCAGGACCCGGCCCAGCGCACCTGGTGGCAGGAGCGCCTGGAGCGCGAGTGGGAGGACGTCGGCGACGAGGAGCGCCGTCGGATCCTCACCAAGCTGGAGCAGGCCGAGGCCTTCGAGACCTTCCTGCAGACCAAGTACGTGGGCCAGAAGCGCTTCAGCCTCGAGGGCGGGGAGTCCCTCATCGTGGCCCTGGACCGCCTGCTCGACGCCGCCGCCCACGACGGCCTCGACGAGGTCGTCATCGGCATGGCCCACCGCGGCCGGCTCAACGTGCTCACCAACATCGCCGGCAAGTCCTACGGGCAGGTCTTCGACGAGTTCGAGGGCAACGGCGTCATCGAGGGCGCCGGCACCGGGGACGTCAAGTACCACCTGGGCACCGAGGGCGTCTTCTCCGGGACCGACGGCGTGTCCACCCGCGTGTCGCTGGCCGCCAACCCCTCCCACCTGGAGACGGTCGACGGCGTCGTCGAGGGGATCGTGCGCGCCAAGCAGGACCGCATCGGCCTGGGCGAGCGGGGCTACACGGTCATGCCGGTCCTCGTCCACGGCGACGCGGCCTTCGCCGGGCAGGGCGTGGTCTACGAGACCCTCAACATGAGCCAGCTGCCCGCCTACCGCACCGGCGGCACCGTCCACATCATCGTCAACAACCAGATCGGCTTCACCACCGGCTCGGCCTCGGCCCGCTCCACCACCTACGCCACCGACCTGGCCAAGGGCCTGCAGGTGCCGATCTTCCACGTCAACGCCGACGACCCCGAGACGGTGGCCCGCACGGCCCGCCACGCCTACGACTACCGGCGCACCTTCCACAAGGACGTCATCATCGACCTCATCTGCTACCGGCGCCGCGGACACAACGAGGGCGACGACCCCTCGATGACCCAGCCGCTCATGTACCGGCTCATCGACTCCCTGGACTCCACCCGCGGGGTGTACACCGCCGCCCTCGTGGGGCGCGGCGACATCACCCCGGAGGAGGCCCACGAGATCGCCGAGAGCTACCAGGGCGAGCTGGAGCGGATCTTCACCGAGGCCCGTGTCCAGGTCGACGGCGGGAAGGACGCCGACGGCGCGACCGCGTCAGGAACCGACGCCTCCACCCAGGACCTGTCCGACCCCACGAAAGTGGGCGTGCCCCGCTCCTCCCTGGAGGTCCCCTCCTCCCAGCTGGCGGGCAGCGGCATGATGATCGGCTGGACCTCGGCGGTGGCCCGCGACGTCGTCGAGCGCATCGGGGACGCCCAGGTCGCCTGGCCCGAGTCCTTCACCGTCCACCCCAAGCTCCAGGCCATGCTCGCCAAGCGCCGCGAGGCCACTCGCGCCGGCGGCATCGACTGGGGCCTGGGCGAGCTCATCGCCCTGGGGAGCCTGCTCATGGAGGGAGTGCCGATCCGCGTGGCCGGTGAGGACGCGCGCCGCGCCACCTTCGCCCAGCGCCACGCCGTCCTGCACGACCACGCCTCCGGCCAGGAGTGGACGCCGCTGAGCTTCCTCACCCCGGACCAGGCGCCCCTGGAGATCTACGACTCGCTGCTCAGCGAGTACGCCGCCCTGGCCTTCGAGTACGGCTACTCGGTGGAGCGGCCCGAAGGGCTGACGGTGTGGGAGGCCCAGTTCGGCGACTTCGCCAACGGCGCCCAGTCCGTCATCGACGAGTACGTCACCTCCGCCGCCCAGAAGTGGGGGCAGCGCTCCGGCCTGGTCATGCTCCTGCCCCACGGCCAGGAGGGTCAGGGCCCCGACCACTCCTCGGCCCGTATCGAGCGCTACCTGCAGATGTGCGCGCAGGACAACATGCTGGTCGCCCAGCCCTCCACGCCCGCCAGCTACTTCCACCTGCTGCGCGAGCACGCCTACAGCCGCCCGCGCCGCCCGCTCATCGTCTTCACCCCCAAGCAGCTGCTGCGCCTCAAGGCCGCCTGCTCGCCGGTGGAGGACTTCACCTCCGGCACCTTCCAGCCGGTCATCGGCGAGGTCGACGACGCCGTCCTGGCGGCTGCGGCCGGTCAGGGCGTGGACCGGGTGCTGCTGTGCTCGGGGCGCGTCTACTACGACCTGCTGGCCCACCGCACCAGGACCGGGGACACGAGGACCGCCATCGTCCGCCTCGAGCAGCTCTACCCGCTGGAGACCGAGGCCATCGCCGAGGCGCTGGCGCCCTTCGGCGGGGCCGAGCTCGTGTGGGTGCAGGACGAGCCGGCCAACCAGGGCATGTGGCCCTACCTGGCGCTGCACCTGCCGACCGACCTGACCGGAGGCGTGCTGCCCACGCTGGTCTCGCGCCCCGAGGCCGCCGCCCCGGCCGTGGGAACCGCCGGCGTCCACCGCGCCCAGCAGGAGGAGATCGTCCACCAGGCCTTCGCCCGAGACTGA